The proteins below come from a single Drosophila kikkawai strain 14028-0561.14 chromosome 3R, DkikHiC1v2, whole genome shotgun sequence genomic window:
- the LOC108070729 gene encoding facilitated trehalose transporter Tret1, which yields MPSLREEESSAKYSYTEVSTFQISERSTRNMAPEPVKSGRIFLAAVAANLAAFVVGTTLGWTSPIGPKLKSEDTSDSPLSRPITADEDAWISSLIAIGALVAPFAAGPLADRIGRKWVLLSSSLFFVLAFGLNMVASEVWILYLSRLVQGFGVGFVMTVQPMYVGEISTDNVRGATGSLMQLFIVAGILYVYAIGPYVSYQALQWCCIVVPVVFDAVFYMMPESPYFFAGKGRKSEALRSLQFLRGQSAEGVHDEMAEIQASVEEAMASKGTIMDLFKNAGNRRALFICSGLICFQQLSGINVVLFNSQSIFESANTGLDPAVATIIIGCVQVASSGLTPLVADRLGRKVMLLTSSSVMSLGLAALGYFFYMQLVKNDISSVSWMPVPALIVYNIVYCTGFGPLPWAVLGEMFPANIKSAASSLVASTCWTLGFLVTYLYPSLDALGSYYAFWLFAGCMVVAFFFVLFIVMETKGLSLQEIQDRLNGKRN from the exons ATGCCCTCGCTAAGGGAAGAGGAGAGCAGTGCCAAGTACTCCTATACGGAAGTCAGTACGTTTCAGATAAGCGAAAGAAGCACTCGAAATATGGCGCCCGAGCCGGTCAAGTCGGGTCGTATTTTCCTAGCTGCCGTGGCAG CAAACTTAGCCGCCTTTGTGGTCGGCACCACCCTCGGCTGGACCTCTCCTATCGGCCCCAAGCTCAAGAGCGAGGACACCTCAGACTCCCCGCTAAGCAGACCCATAACAGCCGATGAAGATGCCTGGATCTCATCTCTGATTGCCATCGGAGCACTGGTCGCCCCCTTTGCCGCCGGCCCGCTGGCAGATCGCATTGGTCGGAAGTGGGTGCTCCTTTCCAGCAGTCTCTTCTTCGTCCTGGCCTTCGGCTTGAATATGGTGGCCTCTGAAGTTTGGATCCTCTACCTGTCCCGCCTCGTGCAAGGTTTCGGTGTCGGATTCGTGATGACGGTGCAGCCCATGTATGTGGGGGAGATTTCCACAGATAATGTGCGCGGAGCCACCGGGTCCTTGATGCAGCTCTTCATCGTTG CTGGAATTCTTTATGTATACGCCATTGGACCGTATGTATCCTACCAAGCTCTTCAGTGGTGCTGCATCGTCGTGCCTGTAGTCTTCGACGCTGTCTTCTACATGATGCCCGAAAGTCCGTATTTCTTTGCGGGCAAAGGACGTAAGTCTGAGGCTCTGAGATCCCTGCAATTCCTCCGGGGCCAGAGTGCCGAGGGCGTGCACGACGAGATGGCCGAGATCCAGGCCTCCGTGGAGGAGGCCATGGCCAGTAAAGGCACCATAATGGATTTGTTCAAGAACGCAGGCAACCGAAGGGCGCTGTTCATCTGTTCTGGCTTGATCTGCTTCCAGCAGCTGTCCGGCATCAATGTGGTGCTCTTTAACAGTCAGTCCATATTTGAAAGTGCAAACACCGGCCTAGACCCAGCGGTTGCCACCATTATCATTGGATGCGTGCAGGTTGCCTCCTCGGGACTCACACCTTTGGTGGCCGATCGTTTGGGCAGGAAGGTGATGCTGCTGACCTCATCCAGTGTGATGTCCCTTGGGCTGGCGGCCCTGGGATACTTTTTCTATATGCAGCTTGTAAAGAACGACATCTCCAGTGTGTCTTGGATGCCAGTGCCGGCGCTGATCGTCTACAATATAGTCTACTGCACTGGCTTCGGACCCCTGCCCTGGGCGGTGCTCGGTGAGATGTTCCCGGCCAACATCAAGTCGGCGGCCTCGTCCCTGGTAGCCAGCACCTGCTGGACGCTGGGTTTCCTGGTCACCTATTTGTATCCCAGCCTTGATGCCCTCGGTTCCTACTACGCATTCTGGCTCTTTGCCGGCTGCATGGTTGtggccttcttcttcgtcctGTTCATTGTTATGGAGACGAAGGGTCTGAGCCTGCAGGAGATCCAGGATCGACTCAATGGAAAGCGCAACTAG
- the LOC108070666 gene encoding uncharacterized protein, translated as MVKTKEAGLAEMDFIFMDDILPRCCKDKTTTQEFFKDHTAEMKRVPPAFREQTDASLIAGHYADNLKVDGLQMITKTWPRSTDWREEYNQFVKRNKWCNEKIYKLFFVNPPVHYSQIKKYLKDLRRTTYMSDYSPEYYISRKSQRRDNSMSTIDSGGIDYQTTYGNYHNRIQEVDPFKDFINQEPKPKDLTVGEFAKEMRKLFTKYNMSTYYEEICLPALLKAKDGVMPSGPIDRYTLRRL; from the coding sequence atggtGAAAACTAAAGAGGCCGGGTTGGCCGAAATGGATTTCATCTTCATGGATGATATACTGCCGAGATGCTGCAAAGATAAAACCACCACCCAGGAGTTCTTTAAGGATCACACGGCTGAGATGAAACGAGTTCCGCCGGCATTTCGAGAACAAACAGATGCATCCCTCATCGCCGGTCATTATGCCGACAATCTCAAAGTTGATGGACTGCAGATGATAACCAAAACATGGCCGCGATCCACGGACTGGCGCGAGGAGTACAATCAGTTTGTAAAACGAAACAAGTGGTGCAATGAGAAGATATACAAGCTTTTCTTCGTGAATCCGCCAGTTCACTACTCacagattaaaaaatatctcaaGGACTTGCGCAGAACAACCTATATGTCCGATTACTCTCCCGAATATTATATATCTCGTAAATCTCAGCGTAGAGATAACTCAATGTCCACTATCGATTCCGGTGGCATTGACTACCAGACGACCTATGGTAACTACCACAATCGCATTCAGGAAGTGGATCCCTTCAAGGACTTTATCAACCAGGAACCAAAGCCGAAAGATCTAACTGTGGGAGAGTTTGCCAAGGAAATGCGCAAACTGTTCACCAAGTACAATATGTCCACATACTATGAGGAAATCTGTCTGCCGGCATTGCTTAAGGCCAAGGATGGTGTAATGCCATCGGGACCCATCGATCGCTACACGCTGCGCAGGCTGTAG